In a single window of the Halobaculum lipolyticum genome:
- a CDS encoding succinylglutamate desuccinylase/aspartoacylase family protein: MADHEAERVTLARLPSGVPLQTTVHTYTPDADGDDADDGPTVYVQAAQHGREINGTAVCRRLHDDLRDADLAGTVHVVPVADPLTFDTVSYTTPEAYDSVNPNMNRCWPGDADGTLHERMAATLWAYAGDADYIVDLHTGSRDMLTHTVYLRGDEACRALAEAFGTDLLLAETAGDDADDEWASRNFGGKLRVAATMEGIPSITPELAHNKELVDDAIETGVAGTKHALRHAGALDDDGDVPDWDGARARNHLGRVTADDSGLFRAAADLAVGDEVVEGKYVGEVYDPTTYEVLQEATADRSGVVYSVAREATVTAGQTLVGIAIRLDDDENEIE, translated from the coding sequence ATGGCCGATCACGAAGCCGAGCGGGTCACGCTCGCCCGGCTCCCGTCCGGTGTCCCCCTGCAGACGACCGTCCACACGTACACCCCGGACGCCGACGGCGACGACGCCGACGACGGACCGACCGTGTACGTGCAGGCGGCCCAACACGGCCGCGAGATCAACGGCACCGCTGTGTGCCGGCGCCTCCACGACGACCTCCGCGACGCCGACCTCGCGGGGACGGTCCACGTCGTCCCGGTCGCGGACCCGCTCACCTTCGACACCGTCTCCTACACCACGCCGGAGGCGTACGACTCCGTCAACCCCAACATGAACCGCTGCTGGCCCGGCGACGCCGACGGAACCCTCCACGAGCGTATGGCCGCGACGCTGTGGGCCTACGCCGGCGACGCCGACTACATCGTCGACCTCCACACCGGGAGCCGGGACATGCTCACCCACACGGTGTACCTCCGCGGCGACGAGGCGTGTCGCGCCCTCGCGGAGGCGTTCGGCACCGACCTCCTGCTGGCGGAGACCGCCGGCGACGACGCCGACGACGAGTGGGCCAGCCGGAACTTCGGGGGGAAGCTCCGCGTCGCCGCCACGATGGAGGGGATCCCGTCGATCACGCCCGAACTCGCCCACAACAAGGAACTCGTCGACGACGCCATCGAGACGGGCGTCGCAGGGACGAAACACGCGCTCCGCCACGCCGGCGCGCTCGACGACGACGGCGACGTGCCAGACTGGGACGGCGCCCGCGCGCGCAACCACCTCGGTCGGGTGACGGCCGACGACTCCGGCCTGTTCCGCGCCGCGGCCGACCTCGCCGTCGGCGACGAGGTGGTCGAGGGGAAGTACGTCGGCGAGGTGTACGACCCGACCACCTACGAGGTGCTGCAGGAGGCGACCGCCGACCGCTCGGGCGTCGTCTACTCGGTCGCCCGCGAGGCGACGGTGACGGCGGGGCAGACGCTCGTCGGCATCGCGATCCGACTGGACGACGACGAGAACGAGATCGAGTAG
- a CDS encoding peptidylprolyl isomerase, translated as MSDDLPHVTFHTNHGDIVIELYADRAPRTVENFLNLAEHDPAASEDPGVETTTWEDPESGEIRGDSLYQGVVFHRIISDFMIQGGDPTGTGRGGPGYEFDDEFHDDLTHDGPGVLSMANSGPNTNGSQFFITLAAQPHLDGRHAVFGKVVDGMDVVEEIGAVPTGRNDQPRDEVTIERVTVER; from the coding sequence ATGAGCGACGACCTGCCGCACGTCACGTTCCACACGAACCACGGCGACATCGTGATCGAACTGTACGCCGACCGCGCGCCCCGAACGGTCGAGAACTTCCTCAACCTCGCCGAGCACGACCCCGCCGCCAGCGAGGATCCGGGCGTCGAGACGACGACGTGGGAGGACCCCGAGTCCGGCGAGATCCGCGGCGACTCGCTGTACCAGGGCGTCGTCTTCCACCGGATCATCTCCGACTTCATGATCCAGGGCGGCGACCCCACCGGCACCGGCCGCGGCGGTCCCGGCTACGAGTTCGACGACGAGTTCCACGACGACCTCACCCACGACGGTCCCGGCGTCCTGTCGATGGCCAACTCCGGCCCGAACACGAACGGCTCGCAGTTCTTCATCACGCTGGCGGCCCAGCCCCACCTCGACGGCCGCCACGCCGTCTTCGGCAAGGTCGTCGACGGGATGGACGTCGTCGAAGAGATCGGCGCCGTGCCGACCGGCCGCAACGACCAGCCCCGCGACGAAGTGACGATCGAGCGCGTCACCGTCGAGCGGTAA
- the trpG gene encoding anthranilate synthase component II encodes MRVTVVDNYDSFTYNLVEYVSDLRIDGTAPDITVLKNAATLDEVRDTDPDAVIISPGPGHPKNDRDVGVTMAVLRELSPEIPTLGVCLGLEAAVYEYGGTIGHAPEPIHGKAFPVDHDGEGVFAGLEQGFRAGRYHSLVATAVPDCFVVSATTDHDGEDLVMGVRHREHPIEAVQFHPESVLTAVGHDVIENFLRGV; translated from the coding sequence ATGAGAGTCACCGTCGTCGACAACTACGACTCGTTCACGTACAACCTCGTGGAGTACGTCTCGGACCTCCGCATCGACGGCACGGCGCCCGACATCACCGTGCTGAAGAACGCCGCCACGCTCGACGAGGTGCGCGACACCGACCCGGACGCCGTCATCATCTCGCCGGGACCGGGCCACCCGAAGAACGACCGCGACGTTGGCGTCACGATGGCCGTCCTCCGCGAACTGTCGCCCGAGATCCCGACGCTCGGGGTCTGTCTCGGCCTCGAAGCCGCCGTGTACGAGTACGGCGGCACGATCGGCCACGCCCCCGAGCCGATCCACGGGAAGGCGTTCCCCGTCGACCACGACGGCGAAGGCGTGTTCGCCGGCTTGGAGCAGGGCTTCCGCGCCGGACGCTACCACTCGCTGGTCGCCACCGCGGTACCGGACTGCTTCGTCGTCTCGGCGACGACCGACCACGACGGCGAGGACCTGGTGATGGGCGTGCGCCACCGCGAGCACCCCATCGAGGCGGTGCAGTTCCACCCCGAGTCCGTGCTGACGGCGGTGGGCCACGACGTGATCGAGAACTTCCTCCGGGGCGTCTGA
- the trpE gene encoding anthranilate synthase component I, which produces MSREDEVAPALSRSREAFVALVDGVEGPCVVHETATLDVDVEPLTAYAALDGRADHSFLLESAEKVASSDPDGAFAPGSRRRGDARGDGGTDGSAERHARFSFVGYDPEAVLSVGPDGTDLTELGPAADYVDLAGPDTGDTVDRVRAALPDVERVGFPDNDRQTLDGGFVGFLAYDAVYDLWLAEVGVDRPDPVVPDAEFVLTTRTLAFDDREGSVSLVFTPVVGPDDDPGAVYDRLATEAADVQDTLRAADAPQTGGVRVDRETAGPREEYEAAVRRTKEAVLDGEVYQGVISRTRTIEGEVDDLGLYASLREVNPSPYMYLLRHGDRSVVGASPETLVSVDGDRVVSNPIAGTIRRGASPVEDRKLAGELLADGKERAEHTMLVDLARNDVRRVSEAGSVRVEEFMNVLKYSHVQHIESTVTGTLAADADAFDATRATFPAGTLTGAPKVRAMELIDDLEPEPRGVYGGGVGYYSWTGDADFAIVIRTATVDHGSDGSGTDSLTVRAGAGVVADSDPASEYEETEQKMAGVLDAVERIREGDGDSPDPVGAPEVTE; this is translated from the coding sequence GTGAGCCGCGAGGACGAGGTCGCCCCCGCCCTGTCGCGCTCGCGCGAGGCGTTCGTCGCGCTGGTCGACGGCGTCGAGGGACCGTGCGTCGTCCACGAGACGGCGACGCTCGACGTCGACGTGGAGCCGCTGACGGCGTACGCCGCCCTCGACGGCCGCGCCGACCACTCGTTCCTGCTGGAGAGCGCCGAGAAGGTCGCCTCCAGCGACCCCGACGGCGCGTTCGCGCCCGGGTCCCGCCGGCGCGGCGACGCCCGCGGCGACGGCGGCACCGACGGGAGCGCCGAGCGCCACGCCCGCTTCTCGTTCGTCGGCTACGACCCCGAGGCGGTGCTGTCGGTCGGTCCGGACGGCACCGACCTCACCGAACTCGGTCCCGCCGCCGACTACGTCGACCTCGCGGGTCCCGACACCGGCGACACGGTCGACCGGGTGCGCGCGGCGCTGCCCGACGTCGAGCGCGTCGGCTTCCCGGACAACGACCGACAGACGCTCGACGGCGGCTTCGTCGGCTTCCTCGCGTACGACGCGGTGTACGACCTGTGGCTCGCGGAGGTCGGCGTCGACCGCCCCGACCCGGTGGTGCCGGACGCCGAGTTCGTCCTCACCACCCGGACGCTCGCGTTCGACGACCGCGAGGGGAGCGTCTCGCTGGTGTTCACGCCGGTCGTCGGCCCCGACGACGACCCCGGCGCGGTGTACGACCGGCTCGCGACCGAGGCCGCCGACGTGCAGGACACGCTCCGGGCGGCCGACGCGCCGCAGACCGGCGGCGTCCGCGTCGACCGCGAGACCGCCGGCCCGCGCGAGGAGTACGAGGCCGCCGTCCGCCGGACGAAGGAGGCCGTCCTCGACGGCGAGGTGTACCAGGGGGTGATCTCGCGCACGCGGACCATCGAGGGCGAGGTCGATGACCTCGGGCTGTACGCGTCGCTGCGCGAGGTGAACCCCTCGCCGTACATGTACCTCCTGCGCCACGGCGACCGCTCGGTCGTCGGCGCCTCGCCGGAGACGCTCGTCTCCGTCGACGGCGACCGCGTCGTCTCCAACCCCATCGCCGGCACCATCCGCCGGGGCGCCTCGCCCGTCGAGGACCGCAAACTGGCGGGCGAACTGCTCGCCGACGGGAAAGAGCGCGCCGAGCACACGATGCTCGTGGACCTGGCACGCAACGACGTGCGCCGCGTGAGCGAGGCGGGGAGCGTCCGCGTCGAGGAGTTCATGAACGTCCTGAAGTACAGCCACGTCCAGCACATCGAGTCGACCGTGACGGGGACGCTCGCCGCCGACGCCGACGCCTTCGACGCGACGCGCGCGACGTTCCCCGCGGGCACCCTGACGGGCGCGCCGAAGGTGCGCGCGATGGAGCTGATCGACGACCTCGAACCGGAGCCGCGCGGCGTGTACGGCGGCGGCGTCGGCTACTACTCGTGGACCGGCGACGCCGACTTCGCGATCGTGATCCGGACGGCGACGGTGGACCACGGGAGCGACGGGTCCGGGACGGACTCGCTGACGGTCCGCGCCGGCGCCGGCGTCGTCGCCGACTCCGACCCCGCCAGCGAGTACGAGGAGACCGAACAGAAGATGGCGGGCGTGCTCGACGCCGTCGAGCGGATCCGCGAGGGCGACGGCGACTCCCCCGACCCGGTCGGGGCGCCGGAGGTGACCGAATGA
- a CDS encoding phosphoribosylanthranilate isomerase produces the protein MVRVKVCGVTNGADLRAVAEAGADAVGVVSSVPVDSPREVDLAQAANLASTAPPFLTTVLVTMPETPEDAVDAVRTVTPDTVQLHGEFSPEEIGYIRAETETKVVPVVDYDEAARARRLDEAADALLIDSTDDSGGGGTGETGDWDAAAELVRELVSPVVLAGGLTPENVAEAARRVEPFAVDVASGTERSPGAKDHAAVSRFVRNAGRALGEAEEVYE, from the coding sequence ATGGTCCGGGTGAAGGTCTGCGGCGTCACCAACGGCGCGGACCTCCGGGCGGTCGCGGAGGCGGGCGCCGACGCGGTCGGCGTCGTCTCCTCGGTCCCCGTCGACTCCCCGCGGGAGGTCGACCTCGCGCAGGCCGCGAACCTCGCGTCGACGGCGCCGCCGTTCCTCACGACCGTGCTCGTGACGATGCCGGAGACCCCCGAGGACGCCGTCGACGCGGTTCGCACGGTGACGCCGGACACGGTCCAACTCCACGGCGAGTTCTCCCCGGAGGAGATCGGCTACATCCGCGCGGAGACGGAGACGAAAGTCGTCCCCGTCGTCGACTACGACGAGGCGGCGCGCGCGCGGCGGCTCGACGAGGCCGCGGACGCGCTGTTGATCGACTCCACCGACGACTCCGGCGGCGGCGGCACCGGCGAGACCGGCGACTGGGACGCCGCGGCGGAACTCGTCCGGGAACTGGTGTCGCCGGTCGTCCTCGCCGGCGGACTCACCCCCGAGAACGTCGCCGAGGCGGCACGGCGGGTCGAGCCGTTCGCTGTCGACGTCGCTTCCGGTACGGAGCGCTCGCCCGGCGCGAAAGACCACGCCGCCGTCTCGCGGTTCGTCCGCAACGCCGGCCGCGCGCTCGGCGAGGCCGAGGAGGTGTACGAGTGA
- the trpD gene encoding anthranilate phosphoribosyltransferase, giving the protein MQEYIERVTEGEDLSVAEAREASTLVFEGATEAQIGALLAALRAKGETEAEIAGFAQGMREAARTIDPDREPLVDTCGTGGDDYDTINVSTTSAIVAAGAGVTVAKHGNYSVSSSSGSADVLEVAGVEVDAEPPAVEEAIERDGIGFMLATVFHPAMKAVIGPRKELGMRTVFNILGPLTNPAGADAQVLGVYDPDLVPTIAEALTHMDVERALVVHGDGMDEIALHGPTTVAEVDGDAVTEFTLTPDDLGLDSAPVDAIAGGTPEANAADLTGIVEGSVTGPKRDVILANAGAAVYVAGLADDLAEGVDVAANAIDEGAAAEKLAALRR; this is encoded by the coding sequence ATGCAGGAGTACATCGAGCGCGTGACGGAGGGGGAGGACTTGAGCGTCGCCGAGGCGCGCGAGGCGTCGACGCTCGTGTTCGAGGGGGCGACCGAGGCACAGATCGGCGCGCTGCTGGCGGCGCTGCGCGCGAAAGGGGAGACGGAGGCGGAGATCGCCGGCTTCGCACAGGGGATGCGCGAGGCCGCCCGGACCATCGATCCGGACCGGGAGCCGCTCGTCGACACCTGCGGCACCGGCGGCGACGACTACGACACGATCAACGTCTCGACGACCTCGGCCATCGTCGCCGCGGGCGCGGGCGTGACGGTGGCGAAACACGGCAACTACTCCGTCTCCTCGTCCTCGGGGTCCGCGGACGTGTTGGAGGTCGCGGGCGTCGAGGTCGACGCCGAGCCGCCGGCCGTCGAGGAGGCGATCGAGCGCGACGGGATCGGGTTCATGCTCGCGACCGTCTTCCACCCGGCGATGAAGGCCGTCATCGGCCCGCGCAAGGAACTGGGGATGCGAACGGTGTTCAACATCCTCGGCCCGCTCACCAATCCCGCCGGCGCCGACGCGCAGGTGTTGGGCGTGTACGACCCCGACCTCGTCCCGACCATCGCGGAGGCGCTCACCCACATGGACGTCGAACGCGCGCTCGTCGTCCACGGCGACGGGATGGACGAGATCGCCCTCCACGGGCCGACGACGGTCGCGGAGGTCGACGGCGACGCGGTGACGGAGTTCACGCTCACGCCCGACGACCTCGGTCTCGACTCGGCACCCGTCGACGCCATCGCCGGCGGGACGCCCGAGGCGAACGCCGCGGACCTGACGGGGATCGTCGAGGGGAGCGTGACGGGACCGAAACGCGACGTGATCCTCGCGAACGCGGGCGCGGCGGTGTACGTCGCCGGACTCGCCGACGACCTCGCCGAGGGCGTCGACGTCGCCGCGAACGCGATCGACGAGGGCGCCGCCGCCGAGAAACTCGCGGCGCTGCGGCGCTGA
- a CDS encoding Rieske 2Fe-2S domain-containing protein translates to MSADDDKYPGESGRRRFVKGVVGGAALAGVGATGSAAINSVTTSPGRGGGATEAMAIENTAGPAPRGMPQIPVEIQSDGTIQGVWPEVSTETVQGQQINVAEMELGGMTYSSEWFQYCGVETYEGIQPQYESDNVFYVGGSPGFAWQDELSDGDALNVSMFDDYETWGNGVGVPGLGKPATANWRSQDTEDTIPVNVLRSPIIEELAANGEASAPDQAEPYTVTDQVQTWLQASTSQGVMAWLNKCTHFCCVPGFKAEGGVKFNAANEVYCPCHQSVYEPFSIVPTLFTARPRPDG, encoded by the coding sequence ATGAGCGCAGACGACGACAAGTACCCCGGCGAGTCCGGCCGTCGCCGGTTCGTCAAAGGCGTCGTGGGCGGGGCGGCCCTGGCGGGCGTGGGGGCCACCGGCTCGGCCGCCATCAACAGCGTCACCACCTCGCCCGGGCGGGGTGGCGGTGCGACCGAGGCCATGGCCATCGAGAACACCGCCGGCCCGGCGCCGCGCGGCATGCCGCAGATCCCGGTCGAGATCCAGAGCGACGGCACCATCCAAGGCGTCTGGCCCGAGGTGTCGACCGAGACCGTCCAGGGACAGCAGATCAACGTCGCGGAGATGGAACTGGGCGGCATGACGTACTCCTCGGAGTGGTTCCAGTACTGCGGCGTCGAGACGTACGAGGGGATCCAGCCGCAGTACGAGTCCGACAACGTGTTCTACGTCGGCGGCTCCCCCGGCTTCGCGTGGCAGGACGAACTGAGCGACGGCGACGCGCTCAACGTCTCCATGTTCGACGACTACGAGACGTGGGGCAACGGCGTCGGCGTCCCGGGGCTGGGCAAGCCCGCGACGGCGAACTGGCGCTCGCAGGACACCGAGGACACCATCCCCGTCAACGTCCTCCGGTCGCCGATCATCGAGGAGTTGGCCGCCAACGGCGAGGCGAGCGCGCCCGACCAGGCCGAGCCGTACACGGTCACCGACCAGGTGCAGACGTGGCTCCAGGCGTCCACCTCCCAGGGCGTCATGGCGTGGCTCAACAAGTGTACCCACTTCTGCTGCGTGCCCGGCTTCAAGGCCGAGGGCGGCGTGAAGTTCAACGCCGCCAACGAGGTGTACTGCCCGTGCCACCAGTCGGTGTACGAACCGTTCAGCATCGTCCCGACGCTGTTCACCGCCCGGCCCCGCCCCGACGGATAA